The Treponema sp. OMZ 790 genome includes the window TAAAGCATATAGATTTGCTCCGCTTGTCCAATAAGCAAAGGGCTCATTGTTTGCTCCTTTTCCGCAATAAAGGTATGAGCTTAATTTGGAATTAGCATCATATGGGAATGCGGAAAGTTCACCCAAGGAATGAGCCTCGGTTTTTTGAGCATAGACTTCAAATTTAACGGTCTTTTCTTTTTCAAAACGGATTGAGATCAAGCCTCTTCCAAAACCTTTTAACACGGATTGCAAAACTTCGTTAGTTCTTAAAAATGACGGAATTTGATTTTCCAAATTATAATAAACAAAAACGGATGTTTCCGGAGAAATTGCTCTTGTTATGTTTTTCCAGTTTTCGGTTTTTACAAGCAGATTTCCTCTTTTTACATCATTTAACATAGACGCAAGAGCTTCCGAGCTTTGGGAAAGATAAAGGTAACCGCCTTCAATCACATAAAAAGGAGTGGGAAGTTCAACTTTAAAAGCTCTCAAAAGAGCGGTTAAAATGCCGGGGAATTCTATACGCGGTATTCTGATTCCGTCTACAAGAGCAGAAATATTTCTGTTTACAAAAAATGAAGAATAAATCAGCTCAAAGGCATCTCTGCATCGCTTTTCATCTTTTAAGGAAACAAAAAATATCGGAACATCCGATTGCTTTACCTCAAAAACGCCTAATTCCTCCCCTATCCACGAAAAAAACAAATCATCAATGCTTTTACTAAAAATCAATTTGGAAGCCTTATTTGCAGACGCATAAGCTTGTAATATGGACGAACCTAAAATATCCTTTCCGTTTTGGAATATAAATTGCGGATCTCCCATATTTATCAAGCTTATATAGTCGGCAGACTTAGGAAGCCTGTTCAATATTCCCGGAATAAAGGCCTGTCTTTGGAGAATCGTATTTAAACCTTCCGATTCGGTTTCCCACTTACAAAGCCCCGAAAAACTTATGTCCTTATAATCCAAAGTAAGATCTATTTTTGCCGCTTCCGGAAATTTAAGAGAGCGCACAACGTTATTGCTTATAGAATCATCTTTAGGCGTATCTTTGGTAAAATAATTTACATCGCTCAATACACTCAAAGTTCCGCCTCTTTTTTCTTTAATAAATTTACGCAAAGTTTTTATGTGTTCATCTTCATTCTTTTTGGAAAGAGCCGAAAAAAATAAGCTCTTTGATGTAGAAGCAATTACAGAATCCTTATAATTTAAGAAGTAGATGCTTTGACCGCCGCCTAAATCGTATTGCCAAAAATTTATGCCGTTTTCGTCAACATTTTTAAGTTCCTTTAAATCGGAAAGCAGCTCAGAGTTAAATCTCAATATTAAAGGTAAAAGTCTCGTTCCGGCTGAACGGAAACCCAATTTACCGAAAATCAAAAAATTATCGCCGGGATAGGCCGCTATGTCTAAAGTAACATTTGAAGCGATACCGAACCACCATGAGGACAGCATGGGCAAGGCTCTAAAAGAGCGGACAGCACCTTGAAGCCGCGCTGTGTCAGGCGAGCTTAACACAGAATCCAATGTTTGTACCGAAAGAGTTTTTTGTAAAAGCTCTCCTGCAGAATCTATGTTTACATAGGCATAATGTCCTTCAGGGATATACTCTATAGGATTTATACTGTCGATTGCAGAATAAGCAAGAAAACCTATGATGGGCAAAAACAATACAAGTACAATTACTAAAAGGCTGACTCCGATCTTAAAAAAAACGCCGTGCTTTTTTTTAATTTTTTTAGTCTTTGCGTCTTTTTTAGGAGCTTCTTCAACAGCCGATGCTTCTTCAGTTTTAGGCTGAGTTTGTTCAGCATTTTCTAAAATTTCTTCATTGCTTTTTGAAGTTACTACTTCATCATTTTTTTCGTTTAAAAAAGTTTCGGAATTATCGCTCATTTCAACTCTCCAAATTTCATTATGTTTAACATTATAGAACTAAAGGAGTAAAAAATCAAGCATGAGAGGTATAAATAAAAAAGGCCCATTCCGTGAATGAGCCTTTTTATGCAATAACTTAAGACCAAACTAAGGCTTAAGCATTTCTTGAATAGTATTCAACAACGTTCTGAATATTTCCTACAGGCTGAATATCCGTAGCTACAGGCAAAATATTTACCGTAGCAGAAAGTTTTTCGTCATCAATCGTGAGCCATGAACCTCTCGAATTTTGAGAAGTGCTCATATTATGACGGATAAGGTTTTGAATACCCTTTTTATTTTTTGTTGTAATAACATCGTTTACGCTTACGCACATCGAGGGAATGTTTACGGGCTTTCCGTTAATAAAGAAATAAGCATGCGTGACCATTTGTCTGGCCTGTGCACGGCTGATAGCAAAGCCCATTCGATAAATCGTATTATCCAAACGCTGTTCCATCAAGGAAATCATATTATCACCGGTAACACCGGGCATTCGGCTTGCTTTTTTATATAAATTTCTAAACTGCCGTTCCGAAATTCCATAAGCAAATCTGAATTTTTGTTTTTCCTTTAATTGTTCACCATAAACAGAAGTCTTGCCCCGTTTTCTTGCGCCGCGTTCTTTTCCGGGACCATTCGGCTTACGATCCAAAAGTCTGTCATACTTCGGATTACCGTAAATATTAACGCCGAGTCGTCTAACTGTTTTTCCCTTAGGCTGTTTAATCGCCATTCTTCACCTCTTATAACAATAAAAATAGATTTTTAAGCCTATCAAAATCAGACTGTTTTGTCAAGTAATTAAAAATTATGGAAATAAAACAGTAAAATAGGCGGCAAATCTATGCGCCCGACACGATTCGAACGTGCGACCTGCGGATTCGAAGTCCGATGCTCTATCCAGCTGAGCTACAGGCGCAAAAAGATGCGGAACCTAACCGCTCCGCATAGGGTGGGTAGTGGGATTTGAACCCACGACAACCAGAACCACAATCTGGCGCTCTACCCCTGAACTATACCCACCAATTGAGGGTGACATTATGCTAAAAAATGCAAAAAATGTCAAGCTCTTTTTTATAAATTATGGACAAAGTTCAAGTTTAAGCCTTGCAGACTTAAAAAAAATGTTGTATAATCCAATGTATAAATCAAAAGGAGATTTTTATGTCGAATTTAAAAGCTATTGATCTTTTTGAAGCCTATGCTCAAAATAAGTTGCCTATGGATGAAGGATACATTGTTTCTTCTTTCTTCAAAGAAGAATCGGCTTATAGTGTATATGAAATCATCTCATATTCTACGGTAAAAGACATCTACATGACCGGAGACGGGTTAACGTTCCAAACTAACGGAAAAAAACTTTTTCTCTTGGTCGAGCCTGCAAACTTTCCGCACAAAGCGGTAGAACCTGTTTTTAGAGATAAAAACTTTCAGGTGCCTTTAAGATTTAAAGAAGCCAATATTCACACAGCAAAAAACCAATCGAACATTATCTACAGTCAGAAACCGCAAGAAGCTATTTCGGCATTTACGGTAGTAAAACCGGTTGGTATTAACTTTGCCTTCCTGTTTTACCCTCTTCCCGATACATTTAAGTCTATTGAGCTTTTCTTTGAAAAAACCTTAAACCAAGAAGCAGTCATCCCCGTAAGTGATGCAAAAAAAATAGCCAAGGACTTTGCGGCTCTTTGTGAAAAGACCCTGACATGGCCTAAAGATTAAGGTCTTACCTTATATAAAAAACGCCGATTAAAAATTTTTAAAAAAATAATCGGCGTTTTTTATTTATTCGATAGTATATTCTATATAACCTTCTGCTTTTCTTGTGATAATTTCGCCGATGCCTGCCCGCACTGTTCTTATGTTTTTATAGTTTATGTCCGGCATATTTTGTCCGGTCAGGGCATTATGACACAAGGCTATGTCGAGCCCTGAGTCCGTAAAATCGTTTTCAAGGCTTTCAAAGTGTTTTACAACATCACCGGCAAAAACGACTTCGATTTCTGCCGTGTCACCCATCTCTTCACAGTACCGTTTATAATTGGTTATCTTGTGCCTTAACTTATCGATTAAATTGAATTTTTCGATCCTAAACAAAACCTTATAATGCATTATTCCTTCCTTCCGGTTTATAAATCCTCATTCGGTATAGACGGTTCAGGCGGAGGTCTTCGCTTTGCATTGTGTCTCTCGATTTCAGAATCCAGATCTTTAACATCGGATCTAATCAAAAAGGGAGAACCCAAGGCGAAGACTTTTCCGTCATCCATTATATAAAGAGGCAAATTTTCTAAAACCGAAAATTGTGCCTTTGGATACGTATCCGGAGCGGCATGAGTTCCGGGACCGGCTCCCAATGGTTTAAAGCTTAAAAAAAAGCCCTTAGTGTTTTCTGCATTCGAATCAGAAAAAGCAGTGTATTTTCCGGTTTCGTAATTGCGCAAAACACTACCGGTATTGGTAACACACGAATAAACAAGTTCACCTCGTTTTAAAAGACGCGGGAATTCGTATTTGATACCGTCATTTCCTTCCACATAAACTTTTTTATTATTGTATTCAAGATCATCGAGCCAGTAGCGGAATCTGATATAATCGTCTCCGTTAAAAAAGTAAGCGTCGATAGATTCGGGAGCATCATTAGGATAAAGGAGAATACCGTCAGGGCTTCCCTGCTCTATCCAAAAACCGTCCAACAGTCCTTTTTTGTCTTTGGATATAATATTTGTCTCATCATCGTTTTGCTTTACTTTTTTATAAAAGGATGTAAAAAAGAAGCCTTTTTCTAAACATACGGGAAAAACAACGGTTTTTTTGACATAAGGATAGCTCACTCTTAAGTAAAATTGAGACTTTGAATCAGGCAATGTTTCTATCGAGGTTTTAAACTCTCCAATATTCTCATAGACAAAGCGGTAATAGGGTTTTAAAACAACCCTCATATCGAGAAAGTCTTTTGTTCTGTCTTTTATCGAAAATTCTATAAACCGTCCTCCGTTTTCCCAAAGGCCTTCTATTTCAAGTTTTTGAGCAGATGAAGAATCGGCACTATTTTCTTGAGCAAAAACATGAAGAGCCGTAAAAATAATAAAAAACGCAAGATTTATACGGATAGTTTTTTTTATCATAAGCTCTCCTTAAAGGCCTTTTAATAGGGTTCACCGTCAGCCTTAGGTGCTGCCGAATTTTTGCTGAAAAGAACAAGGGCTATCAGGGTTACCGCATAGGGGAAAATTTTAAGCCAAATCGGCGGGATTAGGCTTAAAGAGGGTATAACCTGAGAGACGTTTGCGACAGTTCTGGCAAAACCGAAAAAGAAGGTTGCACCTAGGATCCCCAAAGGCTTCCATTGTCCGAAGATTAGAGCTGCAAGGGCTAAAAAGCCGAGGCCGTCAACACTTCCGTTAAATTCCCCGGAATAGGTTACAAGGATAACGGCTCCGCCTAAACCTGCCAAGGCCCCGCTAGCACATACGGCAAAATAGCGCATCTTATGAACATTTACACCTGCACTGGCTACAGCTGACGGATGTTCTCCGCATGCTCTGAGTCTTAAACCGAAAGAAGTTTTATACAATAAGAACCAAGAAAAGACCAAAATAGCCAAAACAAGCCACGTGCTCCAATAACTTTGAGAAAAGAATAAGGGACCTAAAACGGGAATATTTGCCAGCCCCGGAATGTCTTTTCGGATTATGCTGTTTATGCGGACATTTCCCGAACCTAAAATAGCTCTGGCGGAGTAAACCGTTAAGGCTGCAGCCAACATGTTGATGGCGGTACCGCTTATAATCTGATCCGCTTTTAAGGTAATCGAAGCAAAGGCATGCAAAAGAGAATATAAAATGCCTATAATTACGGCGGCCAAAAGACCGATAGGAATAAGAAAACCCGATGGAACTAATCCTTCTAATAGGTTAATGGTAATAGCTGCGGCAAAGCTGCCTACAAGCATGAGGCCTTCAAGCCCTAAGTTTACTACTCCGCTTCTTTCGCTGTAAAGGCCGCCTAAAGAAGTAACTAAAAGCGGAATCGTATATGCTATAACATATGGAAATATAGAAGTTAAAGTATGCCACATAATTAGTCTGCCTCCTTGACGGCTTTTTTCTTATTTTTTTGGATTTTAGACCAAAACCTCTTTAACAATAAACTTGTAGCCGTAAAATAGATAATGACGGCTATAATGGTATCGGCTATTTCAGGCGGAACGGTCGTGTTGGCACTCATAAATCCCTTTCCGACATGAAGAACACCGAAAAAGAGGGCGCTTAAGGCAACGCCTATCGAATTTCCCGCACCTAAAAGTGCAACGGCTATTCCGTCAAAACCTTGCGAAGGCAAAACTCCTATCTGCATGTTAAGAGAATAGCCGGCATAGTAGGTTAAACCTGCAAGCCCGGAAAGAGCTCCTGCTATCATCATCGAAAAGATAATGTTTCTGTTTACCTTTATACCCGCATATTCGGCTCCGCTCTTATTGTATCCCGCAGCCTTTAACTCAAAGCCCAAGGTAGTCTTGTCCAATATTATTTTTACCAAGATCATCCCTAAAATGCCTAGGAATATCCCGTAATTTATATACTCGCTTTCAAACAGCTTACTAAGCCACTCGGCCCTCAAAGTATTTTCTACATCAAGAGAGCGGCTTTCGGTTTCGATAAATTCGGCCTTTAGATAGCCTTGAACCGAATAATAAACTATCCAATAAGCTATCCAGTTCATCATTATAGTGGAAACGACTTCATGCACATTGAAGACAGCTTTTAAAAGCCCGGGAAGAGCCGCCCAAACGGCACCGCCTATCATAGCGGCTATTATTAAAACAAGCAATAAAACGGGCCGCGGCATAGAACTGTT containing:
- a CDS encoding VCBS repeat-containing protein → MSDNSETFLNEKNDEVVTSKSNEEILENAEQTQPKTEEASAVEEAPKKDAKTKKIKKKHGVFFKIGVSLLVIVLVLFLPIIGFLAYSAIDSINPIEYIPEGHYAYVNIDSAGELLQKTLSVQTLDSVLSSPDTARLQGAVRSFRALPMLSSWWFGIASNVTLDIAAYPGDNFLIFGKLGFRSAGTRLLPLILRFNSELLSDLKELKNVDENGINFWQYDLGGGQSIYFLNYKDSVIASTSKSLFFSALSKKNEDEHIKTLRKFIKEKRGGTLSVLSDVNYFTKDTPKDDSISNNVVRSLKFPEAAKIDLTLDYKDISFSGLCKWETESEGLNTILQRQAFIPGILNRLPKSADYISLINMGDPQFIFQNGKDILGSSILQAYASANKASKLIFSKSIDDLFFSWIGEELGVFEVKQSDVPIFFVSLKDEKRCRDAFELIYSSFFVNRNISALVDGIRIPRIEFPGILTALLRAFKVELPTPFYVIEGGYLYLSQSSEALASMLNDVKRGNLLVKTENWKNITRAISPETSVFVYYNLENQIPSFLRTNEVLQSVLKGFGRGLISIRFEKEKTVKFEVYAQKTEAHSLGELSAFPYDANSKLSSYLYCGKGANNEPFAYWTSGANLYALNLADKQLKSIKLDDKAYLNLETKKGIVNSVWAVSARGTVYKTDYNLTVSSGFPILTGEKLNAPPSVIEDKMVVPVANKPVLLYVESSASFYFSEEMNTRLRSSPSVFGTFITAVPRSFDSFMYVFDDKGKIVSGYPKELDGISAAQPILYKNNTYEAVLTEQGLFSLKPSSILSGKEGESYSIDLNTSCKAQPVYSDNLKMFFLVTDNGFLYKLDTECNVIDKIPLKQKNASDYLITLIDLDSDGYDEVLVSGGGNSIYAYNANFSPVNGFPVAGTGIPHLIDVDGNGRPELITCGIDNRIHSYTGVSK
- the rpsD gene encoding 30S ribosomal protein S4, which produces MAIKQPKGKTVRRLGVNIYGNPKYDRLLDRKPNGPGKERGARKRGKTSVYGEQLKEKQKFRFAYGISERQFRNLYKKASRMPGVTGDNMISLMEQRLDNTIYRMGFAISRAQARQMVTHAYFFINGKPVNIPSMCVSVNDVITTKNKKGIQNLIRHNMSTSQNSRGSWLTIDDEKLSATVNILPVATDIQPVGNIQNVVEYYSRNA
- a CDS encoding ABC transporter permease, yielding MWHTLTSIFPYVIAYTIPLLVTSLGGLYSERSGVVNLGLEGLMLVGSFAAAITINLLEGLVPSGFLIPIGLLAAVIIGILYSLLHAFASITLKADQIISGTAINMLAAALTVYSARAILGSGNVRINSIIRKDIPGLANIPVLGPLFFSQSYWSTWLVLAILVFSWFLLYKTSFGLRLRACGEHPSAVASAGVNVHKMRYFAVCASGALAGLGGAVILVTYSGEFNGSVDGLGFLALAALIFGQWKPLGILGATFFFGFARTVANVSQVIPSLSLIPPIWLKIFPYAVTLIALVLFSKNSAAPKADGEPY
- a CDS encoding ABC transporter permease, producing the protein MHKLKIKSLNFKDFNIAENNFIISFSAVLLGLIAGAVFIAVLGTNPFSAFSYLFRGGLMNIERIGNTLATATILLFVGLSVSFAFKTGLFNIGASGQMLMGGMFATVIALNSSMPRPVLLLVLIIAAMIGGAVWAALPGLLKAVFNVHEVVSTIMMNWIAYWIVYYSVQGYLKAEFIETESRSLDVENTLRAEWLSKLFESEYINYGIFLGILGMILVKIILDKTTLGFELKAAGYNKSGAEYAGIKVNRNIIFSMMIAGALSGLAGLTYYAGYSLNMQIGVLPSQGFDGIAVALLGAGNSIGVALSALFFGVLHVGKGFMSANTTVPPEIADTIIAVIIYFTATSLLLKRFWSKIQKNKKKAVKEAD